From one Thalassospira lucentensis genomic stretch:
- a CDS encoding rhodanese-like domain-containing protein, with translation MVCDIRCSELAASLDGTNPLLLVDVREDWELEICAITGAIHIPLGKLADRAGELDPEKPVALLCHHGVRSRHAAMLLEDRGFKDVFNVAGGIDVWALEIDPDMTRYD, from the coding sequence ATGGTGTGCGATATCCGATGCAGTGAGCTAGCAGCGAGCCTTGACGGAACCAATCCGCTATTACTGGTCGATGTCCGCGAAGATTGGGAATTAGAGATTTGCGCAATTACGGGCGCGATCCATATTCCTCTTGGCAAACTGGCTGACCGGGCAGGGGAACTTGACCCGGAAAAGCCGGTAGCACTTCTTTGCCATCATGGTGTTCGCAGTCGCCATGCCGCGATGCTGCTTGAGGATCGCGGATTTAAAGATGTTTTTAATGTTGCGGGCGGTATAGATGTCTGGGCGTTGGAAATTGACCCGGATATGACACGTTACGATTGA
- a CDS encoding aminodeoxychorismate/anthranilate synthase component II, with protein sequence MILLIDNYDSFVFNLARYFVELGQQVEVVRNDRIDVEEVRRLNPDAVVFSPGPCGPDQAGNSINLITALAGEYPMLGVCLGHQSIAQVFGGTVKRANRPVHGMTSAITHDGSALFNGIKSPLTVTRYHSLIVDLPVDGSLVQTATGPNGEIMAFAHRNLPIFGVQFHPEAVLTEQGHDLLANFLTIAGAAVQRKVAS encoded by the coding sequence ATGATCCTGTTGATCGACAACTACGATTCCTTTGTTTTCAATCTGGCGCGCTATTTCGTGGAACTTGGCCAGCAGGTTGAAGTCGTGCGCAATGACCGGATTGACGTTGAGGAAGTTCGCCGGTTGAACCCGGATGCTGTTGTCTTTTCCCCCGGTCCCTGCGGCCCGGATCAGGCGGGAAACAGTATTAATCTGATTACTGCGTTGGCGGGCGAGTATCCGATGCTGGGCGTCTGTTTGGGGCATCAATCCATCGCGCAAGTGTTTGGCGGCACCGTCAAGCGTGCTAACCGTCCGGTTCACGGGATGACATCGGCGATTACACATGATGGATCGGCACTTTTCAACGGCATCAAATCCCCGTTGACGGTGACGCGGTACCATTCGCTGATTGTTGATCTGCCGGTGGATGGCTCTTTGGTGCAGACCGCCACAGGTCCAAACGGCGAAATAATGGCCTTTGCCCATCGGAACTTGCCGATCTTTGGCGTTCAGTTCCATCCGGAAGCCGTCCTTACCGAGCAGGGGCATGATCTGCTAGCGAACTTTCTAACTATTGCCGGGGCAGCCGTTCAGCGAAAGGTTGCGTCGTGA
- a CDS encoding TolC family protein — protein sequence MPASSSQQAQVASAEVALDGVQREASVGSRTVLDVLDQEQELLQARVNLVGSRRDAAVAEFQVKAAMGALNAQVLGLPVEIYDTESNYNKVKDQWWGTD from the coding sequence GTGCCAGCATCGAGTTCCCAGCAGGCACAGGTCGCTTCGGCTGAAGTTGCCCTTGATGGTGTTCAGCGCGAAGCATCTGTCGGTTCGCGTACCGTTCTTGATGTTCTTGATCAGGAACAGGAATTGCTGCAGGCACGCGTTAACCTAGTTGGTTCGCGCCGTGATGCCGCGGTTGCCGAATTCCAGGTCAAGGCAGCGATGGGGGCCTTGAATGCGCAGGTTCTCGGCCTTCCGGTCGAAATTTATGACACTGAATCCAACTACAATAAAGTCAAGGATCAGTGGTGGGGAACGGACTGA
- a CDS encoding protein-L-isoaspartate O-methyltransferase, whose translation MDYQIARRNMVENQVRTNKVTDPLVIAAMEEVPRELFLPEGKRGIAYVDEDIPVGNGRYAMEPMVIARLMQSAEILRSDVALVIGAGYGYTGAVLSRVAETVVAVESDKEMASISEKTFQAHSYDNVIVVEGDLAKGYAKQSPYNVIVFDGAVAEVPANILGQLSEGGRLLVVVRAPGKVGVARLYERENGVVGHRDLFDANIPYLPGFEPVESFVF comes from the coding sequence ATGGATTACCAAATCGCGCGCCGTAACATGGTGGAAAATCAGGTTCGGACCAACAAGGTCACCGATCCCTTGGTCATCGCTGCGATGGAGGAGGTTCCACGCGAACTGTTCCTGCCGGAAGGCAAACGTGGCATTGCCTACGTCGATGAAGATATTCCTGTCGGAAATGGCCGGTATGCGATGGAGCCGATGGTAATTGCGCGCCTGATGCAGTCTGCTGAAATCTTACGGAGCGATGTCGCTCTGGTGATTGGTGCGGGATATGGCTACACGGGGGCGGTTCTGTCACGTGTTGCCGAAACCGTGGTTGCGGTTGAAAGCGACAAGGAAATGGCATCGATTTCCGAAAAGACCTTCCAGGCTCACAGCTATGACAACGTCATCGTGGTCGAAGGCGATCTGGCCAAAGGTTATGCCAAGCAGTCACCTTATAACGTTATTGTCTTTGACGGTGCGGTTGCCGAGGTTCCGGCCAATATTCTTGGTCAGTTGTCCGAAGGTGGTCGTTTGCTGGTTGTGGTCCGCGCACCGGGCAAGGTTGGCGTCGCACGTCTTTATGAACGTGAAAATGGTGTTGTCGGGCATCGTGATCTGTTCGATGCGAACATTCCCTATCTTCCCGGGTTCGAGCCGGTGGAAAGCTTCGTATTCTGA
- the pabB gene encoding aminodeoxychorismate synthase component I — protein MLIEECPYIEPLDAYGAFAGFADSHFLDSGDRDRFAYVVASPLHKLTAKNGQVVLDGFPVPGDPFAVFADLMARYRMEAAPDLPPFQGGAVGYFGYELAQQLESLPEAPQDWLNMPDMAVGIYDLVIAFDQLDRRMWLISTGIPETSAQARENRAADRMELIRKYLRLARPMGEIPDAPHVPDIMPWQSNFDCTGYEKAVQTVVDYIHAGDIFQANLSQSFRAEYAHDAVPKRFDLYRRLSLASPAPFGAFLNFGEVAVLSNSPERFLKVTNGHVETRPIKGTRPRGNMPVEDAELAQELMLSAKDRAENIMIVDLLRNDLSKVCKPHTVETPQICMLESYANVHHLVSTVTGELQDGKSAVDLLAACFPGGSITGAPKIRAMEIITELEGSTRGAYCGAIGFIGFDGSMDTNIAIRSICVNQGRMAFNVGGGIVADSIPAGEYDETLVKAAKLFEALGINPDAL, from the coding sequence ATGCTGATTGAAGAATGCCCCTATATCGAACCGCTTGACGCTTATGGCGCTTTTGCCGGGTTCGCAGACAGTCATTTTCTTGATTCTGGTGACCGGGACCGCTTTGCTTATGTCGTTGCATCTCCGCTCCATAAACTGACGGCCAAGAACGGGCAGGTGGTGCTTGACGGTTTTCCTGTTCCCGGTGATCCCTTCGCGGTTTTTGCCGATCTGATGGCGCGGTATCGTATGGAAGCAGCTCCGGATTTGCCGCCGTTTCAAGGCGGGGCTGTCGGTTATTTCGGATATGAGCTTGCGCAACAGCTCGAATCGCTTCCCGAAGCCCCGCAAGACTGGCTCAATATGCCCGATATGGCGGTTGGTATTTATGATCTGGTCATCGCATTTGATCAGCTTGATCGCCGCATGTGGCTTATTTCGACGGGAATTCCCGAAACATCCGCGCAGGCACGGGAAAATCGCGCTGCGGATCGCATGGAATTGATTCGCAAATACCTGCGTTTGGCACGCCCCATGGGTGAGATTCCCGATGCACCGCATGTGCCCGATATAATGCCGTGGCAATCAAACTTTGACTGCACCGGCTACGAAAAGGCAGTTCAGACCGTTGTCGACTACATTCATGCCGGAGATATTTTTCAGGCCAATCTGTCGCAAAGCTTCCGGGCCGAATATGCCCATGATGCTGTCCCGAAACGGTTTGACCTTTATCGTCGTCTAAGTCTTGCCAGCCCGGCACCTTTCGGGGCTTTCCTGAATTTTGGCGAGGTCGCGGTTTTGTCAAACTCGCCAGAACGGTTTCTGAAGGTCACCAACGGCCATGTTGAAACCAGACCGATCAAGGGTACCCGACCACGTGGCAACATGCCCGTCGAAGATGCTGAACTGGCACAAGAATTAATGTTATCTGCAAAGGATCGTGCCGAAAATATTATGATTGTTGATCTTTTGCGCAATGATTTATCAAAAGTCTGCAAGCCGCACACAGTTGAAACGCCACAGATTTGCATGCTTGAAAGCTATGCCAACGTCCATCATCTGGTTTCGACCGTCACCGGTGAATTGCAGGATGGAAAGTCTGCCGTGGATTTGCTGGCCGCATGCTTCCCGGGTGGATCTATCACGGGGGCACCGAAAATCCGTGCGATGGAAATCATCACCGAACTTGAAGGATCAACACGCGGCGCCTATTGCGGGGCAATCGGCTTCATTGGCTTTGATGGCAGTATGGATACCAACATTGCGATCCGCAGTATTTGCGTGAACCAGGGGCGCATGGCATTCAATGTCGGCGGCGGTATCGTTGCCGATAGTATCCCGGCAGGGGAATATGATGAAACACTGGTCAAGGCTGCCAAGCTTTTCGAAGCACTGGGGATTAATCCAGATGCGTTGTAA
- a CDS encoding TolC family outer membrane protein — translation MLKRFLLTCSILATGGIAANGASAESLEEALIKAYQSNPTLESGRAALRATDEEVSQALSNWRPNVSLSGEAGFREYNTDVDDTETDNSLTPYTVGAEVVQPLYRGGRTIAETERAESRIRAARASLRSSEQNVLLQVATAYFNVLRDTAVVELNQNNVRVLERQLEATRDRFSVGEVTRTDVSQAEARLAGSKADLISAQGNLANTRAQYERLVGNKPDNLEIPNPLSGLPTSVTDVLAIAQEQHPDVVQAQYTEDAAKSDIRLSEGSLYPEVNLTAGVQRAYESSQEDLTADSAEVLAQVTVPLYQQGAVYSSVRAAKQTAGQARVQVDEARRAVIENATSSWETLVTARASIEFPAGTGRFG, via the coding sequence ATGTTAAAACGGTTCTTGCTGACCTGCAGTATTCTGGCCACCGGCGGCATCGCTGCCAATGGGGCTTCTGCAGAGAGCCTTGAAGAAGCTTTGATCAAGGCATATCAGAGCAACCCGACGCTGGAATCCGGTCGTGCGGCGCTCCGTGCGACGGATGAAGAAGTCTCGCAGGCGCTGTCAAACTGGCGGCCGAACGTTTCGCTGTCGGGCGAAGCAGGCTTTCGGGAATATAATACCGATGTAGATGATACAGAAACGGATAATAGCCTGACGCCATATACCGTCGGTGCGGAAGTTGTTCAGCCGCTCTATCGTGGTGGCCGTACCATCGCGGAGACCGAACGCGCAGAATCACGCATCCGGGCGGCTCGTGCGTCACTTCGTTCATCCGAACAGAATGTGCTGCTGCAGGTGGCGACTGCTTATTTTAACGTTCTGCGTGACACAGCTGTTGTCGAATTGAACCAGAACAACGTTCGCGTTCTGGAACGTCAGCTTGAAGCAACGCGTGACCGGTTTTCGGTTGGTGAAGTGACCCGTACCGACGTTTCACAGGCCGAAGCCCGTCTTGCCGGTTCCAAGGCCGATCTGATTTCGGCTCAGGGAAACCTTGCAAATACCCGCGCGCAGTACGAGCGTCTGGTAGGGAACAAGCCTGATAATCTTGAAATTCCGAACCCGCTGTCTGGTTTGCCGACCAGTGTTACGGATGTTCTGGCGATTGCCCAGGAACAGCATCCGGACGTGGTTCAGGCCCAATATACCGAAGACGCGGCAAAATCCGACATTCGCCTGAGCGAAGGCTCGTTGTATCCGGAAGTCAATTTGACCGCTGGTGTTCAGCGCGCTTACGAATCCTCGCAGGAGGATTTGACGGCTGACAGTGCCGAAGTCCTCGCTCAGGTCACTGTGCCTCTTTATCAGCAGGGCGCGGTTTATTCATCGGTTCGTGCCGCGAAACAGACTGCTGGTCAGGCCCGTGTTCAGGTCGACGAAGCACGTCGTGCGGTGATTGAGAACGCCACCAGCTCATGGGAAACCCTTGTGACGGCACGTGCCAGCATCGAGTTCCCAGCAGGCACAGGTCGCTTCGGCTGA
- a CDS encoding aminotransferase class IV — translation MLLGDGFFETMRSHRGGVAWLDRHYERLESHAELIGLAPDLLPNISEIADAVRLLCAEIDGEGAVMRLTVTRGSGPRGLLPHVECHPTVLMTVAPFSRPAHDNGLVLATSKQVRRNPWSVANRIKSLNYMDNIAARREAAACGAEEALVLSVDGSVAETTIANLFGVRDGAFYTPSADSGILSGLARQFVIDWCNDLDVVVHETSILPNELSSMESVFVCNALQGIRFVRSIDDVAFKSNLIKTDILMQLESDIEKSLCLGIDV, via the coding sequence TTGCTGTTGGGGGATGGTTTTTTTGAAACCATGCGTTCACACAGGGGCGGGGTAGCATGGCTTGACCGGCATTATGAACGCCTTGAAAGCCACGCGGAATTAATCGGGCTTGCCCCGGATTTACTGCCAAATATTTCCGAGATCGCGGATGCTGTTCGTCTACTTTGTGCTGAAATTGACGGGGAAGGTGCCGTTATGCGCCTGACCGTTACACGAGGCAGCGGTCCGCGCGGCTTGTTGCCGCACGTGGAATGCCATCCAACAGTTTTGATGACGGTGGCCCCATTTTCTAGACCGGCACACGATAACGGTTTGGTCCTAGCGACATCAAAACAGGTGCGGCGCAATCCGTGGTCCGTCGCAAACCGGATCAAAAGCTTGAATTATATGGATAATATTGCCGCACGTCGTGAAGCTGCTGCTTGCGGTGCGGAAGAGGCACTTGTCCTTTCGGTCGACGGTTCTGTTGCGGAAACGACAATTGCCAATCTGTTCGGTGTTCGCGATGGTGCATTTTACACGCCATCTGCCGATAGTGGTATTCTCTCCGGACTGGCCCGGCAATTCGTCATTGATTGGTGTAATGATCTTGACGTTGTTGTGCATGAGACATCTATTCTTCCGAATGAACTGTCATCTATGGAATCAGTTTTTGTCTGTAATGCCTTGCAAGGAATACGATTTGTTCGGTCGATTGATGATGTTGCGTTCAAGTCTAATCTGATCAAAACAGATATTCTTATGCAATTGGAAAGCGATATCGAAAAATCCCTATGCCTTGGTATAGATGTTTAG
- a CDS encoding EAL domain-containing protein: MTASSTKSELSLARFVESLRKYAANGKRPIVGLLDIPVSLRLEPQDYQDISRDAFHHLPEKTQEYRLENGMVVFIRLVKAFGDVDTFITSVNETLKDVINRQGLGDLPAKLWHELRWPEDRNTLYNLLDLPEENHFANESLQRFDMAEMLRGAVTEEAVFDSCRRQAILEFHDSRREILGHELYCSLDYLRQHHLASFLLEGPGEVEILSRVLDEKVMDITKGLAPQMLPDTLHLNMMVQTIFSDRFAEFLGSEDSRFAENLSIEISLENAIADWWEFEDACKLLHSAGVRVGLDRITLPSLEFLSPRKINVDFIKVIWDQNIIGSKRAEATDRLREFASVFADRNLILTRCDSRTALRMGRSLGVDAFQGSYIDALLGKYLNKECKSRGTTSDRKCAVCQWAPRELRKNGCDFHFKAGKILAEI, encoded by the coding sequence ATGACCGCGTCTTCAACAAAATCTGAACTCAGCCTCGCAAGGTTTGTTGAAAGCCTTCGCAAATATGCGGCGAACGGTAAAAGGCCGATTGTTGGTCTTCTTGATATTCCGGTATCCTTGCGTCTTGAGCCGCAGGACTATCAGGATATTTCACGCGACGCATTCCATCATCTTCCAGAAAAGACACAGGAATACCGCCTTGAAAACGGGATGGTCGTTTTTATCAGGTTGGTCAAAGCGTTCGGCGATGTTGATACATTCATTACCAGTGTCAACGAAACGCTAAAGGATGTTATCAATCGTCAGGGGCTGGGTGATTTGCCCGCTAAACTTTGGCATGAATTACGCTGGCCCGAGGATCGTAACACCCTTTACAATCTGCTTGACCTGCCCGAAGAGAACCATTTCGCAAACGAAAGCCTGCAACGTTTTGACATGGCTGAAATGCTGCGCGGGGCGGTCACGGAGGAAGCGGTTTTTGACTCCTGTCGTCGTCAGGCGATCCTCGAGTTCCATGACAGTCGCCGCGAAATTCTTGGTCATGAACTATATTGTTCACTGGATTATCTGCGCCAGCATCATCTGGCCAGTTTTCTGCTTGAGGGCCCCGGCGAAGTCGAAATTCTATCGCGGGTTCTTGATGAAAAGGTGATGGATATCACCAAAGGTCTGGCGCCGCAGATGCTACCAGATACCTTGCATCTGAATATGATGGTGCAGACGATATTCAGCGATCGCTTTGCCGAGTTTCTTGGGTCGGAGGACAGCCGGTTCGCCGAAAATCTGTCGATCGAGATATCACTTGAAAACGCGATTGCTGATTGGTGGGAATTTGAAGATGCCTGCAAATTGTTGCATTCTGCGGGGGTCCGGGTCGGACTTGATCGCATTACCCTGCCATCACTCGAATTCCTTTCCCCGCGCAAGATCAATGTCGATTTTATCAAAGTCATATGGGATCAAAACATCATAGGATCGAAACGGGCGGAGGCAACAGACCGTCTGCGCGAGTTTGCGTCCGTTTTTGCAGATCGCAATCTGATCCTGACTAGGTGCGACAGCCGTACGGCATTGCGTATGGGCCGAAGCCTTGGTGTGGATGCCTTCCAGGGCAGTTACATTGATGCGCTTCTGGGCAAGTATCTTAACAAGGAATGCAAATCGCGGGGTACAACGTCAGACCGCAAATGTGCGGTTTGCCAATGGGCACCGCGCGAATTACGCAAAAACGGATGTGATTTCCATTTCAAGGCTGGAAAAATCCTGGCAGAGATTTGA
- a CDS encoding aldo/keto reductase produces MSSPVLRRQMAKDLSFSQLAWGAWRLRNSADIRNTGDILELIHACLDAGITTFDHADVYGGYGCEVYFGEALAKAPELRRKMEIITKCGVALVKDTRPDHRINHYNTTKAHILQSVENSLRNLATNHIDMLLIHRPGPLMIADEIAEAFNELRRAGKVRHFGVSNFTPSQFNLLQSRLDVPLATNQVECSVLELAAIFDGTFDQMQQNRIHPMIWSPLGGARLFNTENDVAAKRLRPVLERMRDKYALPGIAEVAIAWLLHLPCQPVPVLGTMKAHRITCATQSCNVQLDRQDWFEILVAAQGHPVP; encoded by the coding sequence ATGTCATCTCCTGTCTTACGCCGCCAAATGGCCAAGGATCTGAGTTTCTCGCAACTGGCGTGGGGTGCATGGCGTCTGCGCAACAGCGCGGATATCAGGAATACCGGAGATATTCTGGAACTGATCCACGCCTGCCTTGATGCTGGAATTACGACATTTGACCATGCCGATGTTTATGGTGGTTACGGATGCGAGGTCTATTTCGGCGAGGCATTGGCAAAAGCGCCGGAATTGCGCCGCAAAATGGAAATTATCACCAAATGTGGCGTGGCATTGGTCAAGGATACGCGGCCAGATCACCGGATCAATCACTACAACACGACCAAGGCCCATATCCTGCAATCGGTTGAAAATTCACTGCGCAATCTGGCAACCAATCATATCGACATGCTTTTGATCCACCGCCCCGGTCCCCTGATGATCGCAGACGAGATTGCCGAAGCCTTCAACGAACTTCGCAGGGCGGGAAAAGTACGCCATTTCGGTGTTTCAAACTTCACTCCGTCACAATTCAATCTTTTGCAAAGCCGCCTTGATGTGCCGCTTGCCACCAATCAGGTCGAATGTTCGGTGCTAGAACTTGCTGCGATCTTTGATGGCACATTCGATCAGATGCAACAAAACCGCATTCACCCGATGATCTGGTCGCCACTGGGCGGCGCACGCCTGTTTAACACCGAAAACGACGTGGCAGCCAAACGTCTGCGCCCCGTTCTTGAAAGAATGCGCGACAAATACGCCCTGCCCGGCATTGCCGAAGTAGCGATAGCCTGGTTGCTTCATCTGCCCTGTCAGCCGGTGCCAGTACTTGGCACCATGAAAGCCCATCGCATTACATGCGCGACACAGTCATGCAACGTTCAGCTTGACCGTCAGGACTGGTTTGAAATTCTGGTCGCCGCACAAGGTCATCCGGTCCCGTAA
- a CDS encoding valine--tRNA ligase has product MLEKTYSPADVEGRLYDKWEKSGAFAADPASNANPYVIMMPPPNVTGSLHMGHALTFTLQDILVRYNRMSGKDTLWQPGTDHAGIATQMVVERQLGEQNVTRHDLGREKFVEKVWEWKEKSGGTITNQLRRLGASPDWPRERFTMDDGLSAAVRKVFVTLHKQGLIYRDKRLVNWDPKLLTAISDLEVVQKEVKGYYWHFKYPIEGKEGQFITVATTRPETMLGDTGVAVHPDDERYKDLIGQYCILPIVGRRIKIVADEYADPEKGSGAVKITPAHDFNDFEVGKRNDLEKINIMDDHARINDEAPDEYRGLDRFKARELIIAKMEELGLLEKIEDTVHMVPYGDRSNVVIEPYLTDQWFVNAEVLAKPATEAVEDGRIKFVPKNWENTYFEWMRNIQPWCISRQLWWGHRIPAWFGPDGEIFVEETEEEALAAAKAHFGKDVELTQETDVLDTWFSSALWPFSTLGWPDKTPELNKYYPGDVLVTGFDIIFFWVARMIMMGMHFMDGKVPFKDVYIHALVRDEHGQKMSKSKGNVIDPLELIDEYGCDALRLTLTALAAQGRDIKLAASRVEGYRNFATKLWNAARFAEMNECKPVDGFNPANVNSTLARWIVGKTAEAARTVASGIESYRFNDAANGAYQFVWGTFCDWYLELAKPVLMGQDEEAKAEIRAVTAWVLDQILLILHPVMPYITEELWEKSADNRATLLMSQAYPKFDDALINHAAEDEIDLAIRLIGNIRGVRSEMNVPPAAEVPIYLVDASDAMQAAVTAQEAQVKRLARVAAVEFKGQGDVETIAKGAIQTVVDGVTVFVSVADFIDVAAEKSRLEKEIDGKTKYIKGQEGKLSNESFVSRAPEHIVATEKAKLEEARDTLAKLQEAHARIAAM; this is encoded by the coding sequence ATGTTGGAGAAGACATACAGCCCGGCCGACGTTGAAGGCAGACTTTACGATAAATGGGAAAAATCGGGGGCTTTTGCCGCCGATCCGGCATCGAATGCCAATCCCTATGTCATCATGATGCCGCCGCCCAACGTGACCGGCAGCCTCCATATGGGGCATGCGCTGACCTTTACGCTGCAGGATATCCTGGTGCGCTATAACCGGATGTCGGGCAAAGACACCCTGTGGCAGCCCGGTACTGACCACGCGGGTATCGCAACGCAGATGGTTGTTGAGCGCCAGCTGGGCGAACAGAACGTCACACGCCATGACCTTGGCCGCGAAAAGTTCGTCGAAAAAGTATGGGAATGGAAAGAAAAGTCAGGCGGGACCATTACCAACCAGCTTCGTCGTTTGGGCGCATCGCCGGATTGGCCGCGTGAACGTTTCACCATGGATGATGGCCTGTCGGCTGCCGTGCGCAAGGTATTCGTGACCCTGCACAAACAGGGCCTGATCTATCGCGACAAGCGTCTGGTCAACTGGGATCCAAAACTTCTGACCGCGATTTCCGACCTTGAAGTCGTTCAGAAAGAAGTCAAAGGCTACTATTGGCACTTCAAATATCCGATCGAGGGCAAAGAAGGCCAGTTCATCACGGTTGCCACCACCCGCCCGGAAACCATGCTGGGCGATACCGGTGTTGCGGTTCATCCGGATGATGAACGTTACAAGGACCTGATCGGGCAATATTGCATTCTGCCGATCGTCGGTCGTCGCATCAAAATCGTTGCCGATGAATATGCCGATCCCGAAAAAGGGTCGGGTGCGGTTAAAATTACCCCGGCACATGATTTCAACGACTTTGAAGTTGGCAAGCGTAATGATCTTGAAAAGATCAATATCATGGATGACCATGCGCGCATCAATGACGAAGCGCCGGATGAATATCGTGGTCTTGATCGCTTCAAGGCACGCGAACTGATCATTGCCAAAATGGAAGAGCTCGGTCTTCTGGAGAAGATCGAAGACACCGTTCACATGGTTCCGTATGGCGACCGTTCAAACGTCGTGATCGAGCCTTACCTGACCGATCAGTGGTTCGTGAATGCCGAAGTTCTTGCCAAGCCGGCGACCGAGGCAGTTGAAGACGGCCGTATCAAATTTGTGCCCAAAAACTGGGAAAACACTTATTTCGAATGGATGCGCAACATTCAGCCATGGTGCATTTCGCGCCAACTATGGTGGGGGCATCGCATTCCGGCATGGTTTGGACCGGACGGTGAAATCTTTGTCGAGGAAACCGAAGAAGAAGCTCTGGCTGCTGCCAAGGCGCATTTCGGCAAGGATGTTGAGCTGACCCAGGAAACCGACGTTCTTGATACATGGTTCTCGTCGGCATTGTGGCCGTTCTCGACCCTTGGCTGGCCGGATAAGACCCCGGAACTGAACAAATACTATCCGGGCGATGTGCTGGTTACCGGTTTTGACATCATCTTCTTCTGGGTTGCCCGCATGATCATGATGGGCATGCATTTCATGGACGGTAAAGTTCCGTTCAAGGATGTCTATATCCATGCACTGGTCCGTGATGAACACGGTCAGAAGATGTCGAAATCCAAGGGTAACGTGATTGATCCGCTGGAACTCATTGACGAATATGGCTGTGATGCTCTGCGTTTGACCCTGACGGCACTGGCTGCACAGGGGCGCGATATCAAACTTGCCGCGTCCCGCGTCGAAGGGTACCGGAACTTTGCGACCAAGCTTTGGAATGCGGCCCGCTTTGCGGAAATGAACGAATGCAAACCGGTTGACGGTTTCAATCCTGCCAATGTCAATTCGACACTGGCACGCTGGATTGTTGGCAAAACCGCCGAAGCTGCAAGAACCGTGGCATCGGGTATCGAAAGCTATCGCTTCAACGATGCCGCAAATGGTGCGTATCAGTTCGTTTGGGGGACTTTCTGCGACTGGTATCTGGAACTGGCAAAGCCGGTTCTGATGGGGCAGGACGAAGAAGCAAAGGCCGAAATTCGCGCGGTGACTGCATGGGTTCTGGATCAGATTCTTTTGATTCTGCATCCGGTCATGCCTTACATCACCGAAGAACTTTGGGAAAAGTCGGCTGATAATCGTGCGACGCTTCTGATGTCGCAGGCTTATCCGAAATTCGACGATGCATTGATTAACCATGCCGCCGAAGACGAAATCGATCTTGCCATCCGCCTGATCGGTAACATTCGTGGTGTTCGTTCCGAAATGAACGTACCGCCTGCGGCTGAGGTTCCGATCTATCTGGTCGATGCATCCGATGCAATGCAGGCAGCGGTGACCGCACAGGAAGCCCAGGTTAAACGTCTGGCACGTGTGGCCGCGGTTGAATTCAAGGGGCAGGGCGATGTCGAAACCATCGCCAAAGGGGCAATCCAGACCGTTGTTGATGGTGTGACCGTATTTGTTTCGGTTGCCGATTTCATTGATGTTGCGGCTGAAAAATCTCGCCTTGAAAAGGAAATCGACGGCAAAACCAAATATATCAAGGGGCAGGAAGGCAAGCTTTCCAACGAAAGTTTTGTGAGCCGCGCACCTGAACATATTGTCGCGACCGAAAAAGCCAAGCTTGAGGAAGCCCGCGATACCCTTGCCAAACTGCAGGAAGCACACGCCCGCATCGCGGCAATGTAA
- a CDS encoding DUF2497 domain-containing protein translates to MEDILQSIRKILADEGDDDKKQAAPEPEPMPEPEPEPEPEIEEEIDELELDEEPEELEFDEELELDEPEEELELDDMLDFDESPEEDEFEEPEPDPIDDFAEPEPAMPAVYEDDEDDEPLISRVTENTATGTISDLAQAVAKKRAVALGLNAGHITLEDLVRDMLRPLLKEWLDENLPYMIERLVKKEIERIVNRAEDL, encoded by the coding sequence ATGGAGGACATCCTCCAGTCCATCCGCAAGATTCTTGCTGATGAAGGGGATGACGACAAGAAGCAGGCCGCTCCTGAACCAGAACCGATGCCGGAACCTGAACCAGAGCCCGAACCGGAAATAGAAGAAGAGATCGACGAGCTCGAACTTGACGAAGAGCCCGAAGAACTTGAATTCGACGAAGAACTCGAACTTGACGAACCCGAGGAAGAACTCGAACTCGACGATATGCTCGATTTCGACGAAAGCCCGGAAGAAGACGAATTCGAAGAGCCCGAACCAGACCCGATTGATGACTTCGCTGAACCCGAACCGGCAATGCCGGCGGTTTATGAGGACGACGAAGATGACGAGCCGCTGATTTCGCGTGTTACTGAAAACACGGCTACCGGAACCATCTCGGATTTGGCGCAAGCCGTTGCAAAGAAACGCGCAGTTGCTCTCGGCCTTAATGCAGGCCATATCACGCTTGAAGATCTGGTGCGTGATATGTTGCGCCCGTTACTTAAGGAATGGCTTGACGAAAACCTTCCCTATATGATCGAACGCCTTGTGAAAAAGGAAATCGAGCGGATCGTGAACCGCGCCGAAGACCTGTAG